Below is a window of Cytobacillus firmus DNA.
GGAATTTGAGGGAGATCTTTCTGTTCAGGAGCGGATGCCTGATGCAATTGCTTCTTTAATAGATGGCTTTGAACTGCAGGTTTTACCGCAGGATATTGGTTCGGACGGGTTTTATATTTCCTGTCTGAGAAAGAAGGTGCAATAAATGGAACAAAATACAGCAGAGAAAATTACAGCAGCAGAACAAAAACCATCCATTTATACTTTACAGCTTCATGAGCTGAAGGAATGGCTAAAAGAAAATAATGAGAAAGCCTTCAGGGCTGAGCAAATATTTGATTGGCTTTATACAAAGAGGGTCACATCATTTGAGGATATGACGAATCTGTCAAAAGGGCTGAGGGACACGCTATCAGCAAATTTTTCACTGACAACCCTTAAAACGATCATCCAGCAGGAGTCTGCTGATGGGACAATAAAATTCTTATTTGAGCTTCATGATGGCTATTCAATTGAAACTGTACTGATGAGGCATGACTATGGGAATTCAGTATGTGTAACCACTCAGGTGGGCTGCCGGATCGGATGTACATTCTGTGCCTCCACATTAGGCGGATTAAAACGTAATCTTGAAGCAGGAGAAATCGTTGCTCAGGTCGTAAAAGTACAACAGGCACTTGATGAAACAGATGAACGGGTCAGCTCAGTTGTCATTATGGGTATAGGTGAACCTTTTGATAATTATGACAGCATGCTCTCATTCCTTAAAATTATCAACCATGATAAAGGGCTGAATATAGGCGCACGCCATATAACTGTTTCGACAAGCGGAATCATCCCGAAAATTTATAAATTTGCAGATGAAAATATGCAGATTAATTTCGCGATTTCCCTACATGCCCCAAACACCGAAATCAGGAGCCGCCTGATGCCTATAAATAGAGCTTATAAGCTGCCGGACCTTATGGATTCAATCAGGTATTATATAAATAAGACAGGCAGACGTGTAAGCTTCGAATATGGCTTATTCGGAGGGGTAAATGATCAGGTTGAACACGCTGAAGAGCTCGCAAAGTTAATAAAAAATGTTAAGTGCCATGTTAACCTGATTCCAGTAAACTATGTGCCGGAACGGGATTATGTAAGAACACCCAAGGATCAGATTTTTGCTTTTGAAAAGACATTGAAGAATCACGGCATTAATGTAACCATTCGCAGGGAGCACGGTCACGATATAGATGCAGCATGCGGACAACTTCGTGCAAAGGAGCGAAAAGAGGAGACGAGGTGACAGAATGAAAGCTGTTTTCATGACAGATAGAGGCAAAGTCAGGCAGCATAATGAAGATAATGGCGGCATCTATGTGAACAGCAGCGGTCAGCGCCTTGCCATCGTAGCAGATGGCATGGGCGGCCACCGTGCTGGCGATGTGGCAAGCGAAATGACTTTAACAAGTTTAAAAGGATTCTGGGATCAGACAGATGACTTTCAGACTGCCGATGAGGCTGAAGGATGGCTGCAGAAGCATATTGCAGAGGTCAATACCATCCTTTATGAACATTCAAAAGTGAATGAACAATGCGAAGGTATGGGCACTACTGTTGTTGCTGCCATATGTACCGACCGATTTGCGACGATTGCGAATATCGGCGACAGCAGATGTTATATTTTAAATGAGTCAGGTTTTCAGCAGCTGACGGAAGACCATTCCCTGGTGAATGAACTTGTAAGGTCAGGGCAGATTACAAAGGAAGATGCCGAGCATCATCCAAGAAAAAATGTGCTGCTGAGAGCATTGGGAACGGAAGCAGCTGTTGAGATGGATATTAAAACTATTACATTCGAAGAAGGCGACCTATTATTATTATGCTCTGACGGATTGTCCAACAAGGTATCTGTGGCAGAAATGAGCGAAATCCTCAAAAGTGAAGGTGCACTGGAAGAAAAAGCTTCAGTGCTGATTGATAAGGCCAATGATAATGGCGGCGAAGATAATATTACGCTCGTGATTGCTGAGTATTATGAAAGCAATGAGAGCGGGATGATAAATGATGATTAAGGGAAGAAGATTAAGCGGCCGCTATAGAATTATTGATATGATTGGCGGAGGAGGCATGGCGAATGTCTACCTGGCCCATGATATGATTCTTGATCGTGATGTAGCCGTGAAAGTGCTTCGGATGGACTTTGCCGAAGATGAAGAATTTATCCGCCGTTTTCATCGTGAAGCCCAGTCTGCTACCAGCTTAGCCCACCCGAATATCGTCAATATCTATGATGTTGGCGAGGAGGACTCAATCTATTATATTGTGATGGAATATGTAGATGGACAAACGTTAAAACAATACATACAGCAAAACAGCCCTATTCGGATAGATGATGCCCTGGAAATTTTGAAACAGCTGACCTCAGCCATATCTCATGCACATCAAAACCATATCATACACCGGGATATTAAACCGCATAATATTTTGATAGACAGGCATGGTAATGTTAAGATTACTGATTTTGGAATTGCCATGGCACTAAGCGCTACGAGCATAACCCAGACAAATTCAGTGCTGGGCTCTGTTCATTATCTTTCTCCTGAACAGGCCAGAGGGGGAATGGCCAACAGAAAGTCTGATATCTATTCCCTTGGCATTGTTATGTTTGAGCTTTTGACAGGCAGGCTTCCTTTCTCGGGTGAATCTGCGGTATCAATAGCACTCAAACACCTGCAATCGGAGACACCTTCCCTGAAGAGATGGAATCCATCCATACCGCAAAGTGTTGAAAATATCGTTTTAAAAGCGACCGCTAAAGATCCCTTTCACAGGTATGATACCGTTGAAGAAATGGAAGAAGATATCAGAACAGCTCTTGAGCCCGAAAGACTGCATGAAAAAAAGTTCATAGTGCCAATTGACGATGATGCTACAAAAGCTATACCTGTTATTACAGATGACCGCCCATATCAAAGTATGGACGAAACCCTTGTGCATGCAAAGGATACCAAGGGAGATACTCAGCCTGTGGCGAATCCTCTCCCTGAAAAGAAGAAGAAAGAAAAAAAGAAGAAAAAGAAATGGCCGATAATCCTGGTATCAGTCTTTTTATTTCTGATTGTGACAGGGATCCTGGCCATAACCGTTTTTCCTGATCTGATGGAGCCAAAGGATGTTCAGGTTCCGGATGTATCCGGCAAAGAGGTGGAAGATGCAGTAGCAGAGCTGATTGCCGCAGGGTTTACGGTTAGGGATACAAAGCCGATCAGTGATCCGGATGTTGAAGAAGGCCTGGTAGTTAAAACAGATCCGAAAGCAGGCAGAACTGTCAAAGAGGGAACCTCCATTGATATCTATGAAAGCTCCGGCAAAGAAAAATTTGAATTGGCAGATTACCAGGGCAGGCAATATGATGATGTTGTCCGCCTGCTTGAAAACAAAAATTTTAAAAGCATTGAAAAAAACGAAGAAACAGATGATAGTGAGCCGGCTGGGACCATCCTGGATCAAAACTTATCAGAAGGCGACCTTGTCGTTCCAGAGGATACGGAATTGATTTTCACTGTGAGCAAAGGACCGGCGCCAATAGCATTAAAAGATTTACGCGGCTATAACGAAAAGGGTCTGCAGGAGTACGAAGAATCTTCCGGATTGAAGGTAGAATATGGGGAAGAAGAGTACCATGAGGAAGTTCCTGAAGGGCTGGTTATCAAACAGGACCCGGCACCAGGCGCAAATCTGACAAGGGGACAGAAGGTGACGGTGGTTCTTTCAAAAGGAAAAAAAGAACTCCTTCCTAAGACTGAAAATATTGAGATCAGCATTCCATATGAGCCTGCCGCCGAAGGTGAGCCCAATGAAGTTCAGATTATCATTAAGGATTTGAATAATACAGGTTCTGAACCAATGCATACAGAGCTGATATATGAAGATGTGGTAATACCAATTGATCTGACAATCGCTCCTGGACAGAATGCCTCTTATAAGGTTCTGCGCGATGGCCAGGTTTTTGAGGAAAAGGAAATACCTTATCCGGATGAAGAATCATAAGCAAGGAGTGTTGCTATGCCTGAGGGCAAAATTATTAAAGCCATAGCAGGGTTTTATTATGTATTAAGCGGAAATGAAACCATTCAGTGCCGCGGACGTGGAGTTTTCAGGAAAAATAAAGTTACACCGCTTGTCGGTGATGAAGTAGTGTTTCAGGCAGAAAGTAATACAGAAGGATACATCTTAGAAGTAAAGGAACGGAAAAATGAGCTGATTCGTCCGCCGATTGCCAATGTTGATCAGGCCATTCTTGTATTTTCAGCTGTTGAACCGGGCTTTAGCACCTCTCTTTTAGATCGTTTCCTGGTGCTGGTTGAATTCAATCATATAAAGCCGCTCATCTGCATTACTAAAATTGACCTGGCAGATGAAAATGAGTATAGGGAAATTCAGCAATATGCATCTGATTACCGCAAAGCCGGCTATGATGTTTTGCTGACATCCTCTGAAACAGAAGAAGGCGTTAAAGATCTGATGCCCTATCTGGAAGGTGAGATATCTGTTTTTGCCGGACAGTCAGGTGTAGGGAAATCTTCTTTGTTGAACGTTCTAAGACCGGACCTGGAGCTGAAAACAAATGATATTTCTTCGCATTTGGGCAGGGGAAAGCATACGACCAGGCATGTAGAGCTGATCGAGGTTGGAAAAGGGCTTGTTGCTGATACCCCGGGATTCAGCTCCCTCGAATTCACTGATATCGAATTGGAGGATCTCAATTATTGCTTCCCTGAAATTCAGGAGAAAAGTGAACTTTGCAAATTTAGAGGATGCCTGCACATGGCTGAGCCTAAATGCGCTGTAAAAGCCGCCTGTGAAAACGGTGAAATTCCATCCTACAGGTATGAACACTACAAAACCTTTCTGCAGGAAATCAAAGATAGAAAGCCGAGGTATTAATTCATGGTAAAAATCGCACCTTCTATTTTATCGGCAGACTTTTCTAAATTGGGAGAAGAGATTAAAGATGTTGAACGCGGCGGCGCTGATTATATCCACGTTGATGTAATGGACGGCCATTTTGTGCCGAATATTACAATTGGTCCATTAATTGTGGATGCCATCCGTCCTGTAACAAAGCTGCCCCTTGACGTTCATTTGATGATAGAAGATCCGGATAGTTACATTGAGGCATTTGCTAATGCGGGGGCCGATTACATCACTGTTCATGCAGAAGCATGCAGGCATCTCCACAGAACGGTTCATTTTATTAAATCCTTTGGTGTTAAGGCAGGAGTGGTTCTTAATCCAGCTACACCAGTTAATATGATAGAGCATGTTATTGAAGATATTGATATGGTATTGCTTATGTCTGTTAATCCTGGATTTGGAGGGCAGAAATTCATCCCATCCGTTCTTCCGAAGATTGCAGCCGTAAAAAAATTGGCTGACGCAAAAGGCCTGAAAATTGAAATTGAAGTGGACGGCGGAGTAAATGAAGAAACAGCGCAATTGTGCATTGAAGCTGGAGCCAATGTGCTGGTTGCCGGGTCGGCGATTTATAATCAGAAAGACAGAGCAGCGGCGATTGCTGCTTTAAAGGGTTCGCAATAAAGTGAAACTTCAATCAGTGGGGATTTTCCTTATCCCCCACTGATTGTTAGTTGAACCAATCGGGCCTTTACGGGCAGTTTGATCCCCACTTATCCTCATTTGATTCCTCTGAGTCTTGAATGGGGGTCTTACTGCCCGTTAGACTGCGATAAAAAGAAGCCAGCTGGAATACAGCTGGCTTTTTGTCATATTAGATACATAAATGAATGGAGCAATGTATAATGATTATCAATATTTTAGCTGGAGGCCCGGATGACTTGCTGCCTGATCTGCATTCGTTCAGTAATACAGATGATATTTGGGTCGGAGTAGACAGAGGGGTGCTTACTCTAATTCAAAGCGGCATTCAGCCGGAAATGGCATTTGGTGATTTTGATTCGGTGTCGGATGAAGAGCTTTTGCTCATTGAAGAAAATGTAAAAGAGCTGAACAGGTTCATGCCGGAGAAGGATGAAACGGACATGGAGCTTGCCCTGAATTGGGCACTCGGCCAAAAACCTGAAAAAGTCCATTTGTATGGTGCCACAGGCGGCAGGCTTGACCACTTATTCGCAAATATTCAGCTGTTAATAAAGCCTGCACTGGCGGAAGACTTTGTTCCTGTCGAAATTATTGACAAGTCTAATAAGATTTATATTAAGACTCCAGGTAAATACAGCATAAAGCAGAATTCAAATTTCAAATACATTTCGTTTGTTCCGGTCACTATGGAAATTAAAGGCCTCACCCTGAGAAATTTCAAGTATCCGCTGACAGATCGGACCGTTCCTGCCGGTTCTACTCTCTGTATCAGTAATGAACTTATTGATGATTGTGGTACTTTTTCTTTTACTGAAGGCATATTAATGGTTGTAAGAAGCAAGGATTAAGTGCCGGGCCGCTTCCCTGCAAGATGCGGGAAAGCTGGATAAGAGTCTTAGCATGAATTGCTTTCTGATCATTTTTTGTAATCATGAGTACTCATCTTTCATTATTTGAATAAGATGGTAAAGACGATTTAAGGACAGAATGGATGCGTAAGATCGTGAGGAGGGACACGAGTAATGAGATTTTATACAATCAAACTTCCTAAATTTTTAGGGGGCATTGTGCGTGCCATGTTAGGGACCTTCAAAAAGGGGTAGACACCCATAAATTAAAAAGAAAATAGCATCAAAACTTGGCACCTCACCTGGGGTGCTTTTATTTTTTGCTTAAATGGGGGAGAATGATAGTGGGTCAAAAAAGGAAAATAAAAAGGACATCCAAAAGGGATGTCCCTGAGCATGTTAAACGCGCTCAACTTTACCTGATTTAAGTGCTCTTGCAGAAACCCAAACACGTTTAGGTTTACCGTCTACAAGAATACGTACCTTCTGAAGGTTAGCACCCCAAGTGCGCTTGTTAGCGTTCATTGCGTGAGAACGTGCGTTACCTGAAGTTGTTTTTTTACCAGTTACTACACATTTGCGTGGCATGTATGTTTCCCTCCTTACTAAAAGCATAAGCTGAAACTATTTTTCAATGCTTTCATCTGCAATAGTCAGATTCATCCATCTGAATTAATGCGGAATCCCTGTGCGGATTTCGACATTAAAAGATACTTTAATAATTTATCATACAACCCTTCTGATTGCAATAGTTTGCTTTCAAGAAAATTTCCTTGACATAGGGGGATGGAACATGAGCTATAATAGAGATGGAGAAGTATGACTTTCAATATCACAGCCCATATAGTAAAATATTATAAGGTATGCTTTAAGCTTTGAAGTTAAAAAGACCGCTGCCCAGCTTAAAAAGGTGAATTGTCTCTTGCCGGAAGGCTTAGCCTCCAGGGTGCAATTCAGGGGAAAGCCAGCACTATCGTTAAGCGGAAGTGCCTGAAGAAGCTTTTATGAAAAGCAATTTCCAAAGGGGGAACGAACCATGTCCATCGAATTAAAAACAAATTTCGGGCAAATTGATATCTCTAATGATGTAATTGCAACAATCGCAGGCGGAGCAGCAGTTGACTGCTACGGCATTGTAGGAATGGCCTCTAAAAATCAAATTAAGGATGGCCTTACAGATATACTGCGTAAAGAGAATTTTACCCGTGGTGTAATTGTTCGCCAGGAAGAAGATGAAGTACATATCGATATGTATATTATTGTAAGTTACGGAACGAAAATTTCCGAGGTTGCCCACAATGTGCAATCTAAAGTGAAATACACCCTTGATAAAACAGTTGGGCTTAGCACTGACTCGGTTAATATTTACGTTCAGGGAGTTCGAGTAACGAACCCGTAGTGAGGAGGAAAGACTTGTGTCAAAAAGAGATTTAGATGGGAAGCTTTTTGCCGAAATGGTCATACAAGGAGCGAACCATTTATCTGCTAATGCAAAATTAGTGGATGCGTTAAATGTTTTCCCTGTTCCTGATGGAGACACAGGAACCAACATGAATTTGTCAATGACTTCCGGAGCAAAGGAAGTTAAAGCTAATATCCAGGAGCATATTGGAAAGGTAGGCTCTGCTCTTTCTAAAGGTTTGCTTATGGGAGCACGAGGGAACTCGGGAGTAATTCTCTCCCAGCTGTTCCGAGGCTTCTCAAAAGCGATTGAACATAAAGCTTCTATCAATGGAAAAGAGTTTGCTGATGCTCTGAATTCTGGTGTGGAGACGGCATATAAAGCTGTGATGAAGCCGGTTGAAGGAACGATCCTTACTGTTGCAAAAGATTCCGCTAAGAAAGCGGTTCAGGCTGCTAATCATGAAGATGATATCATCGTGATTATGGAGGAAGTTTTGAAAGAAGCAAGGGCTTCCCTAAACCGCACTCCAGATCTTCTTCCAGTCTTAAAAGAAGTTGGAGTTGTAGACAGCGGCGGACAGGGCCTTGTGTTTGTATATGAAGGATTCCTTGCCGAGCTAAAGGGCGAAAAACTTCCTGATACACCGGCAGCCCTTCCTAAGATGGATGACCTGGTTAGCGCAGAACACCATAAAAATGTTCACAGTTTTATGAACACTGAGGATATTGAGTTCGGTTATTGCACTGAATTTATGGTCAAATTCGAAGATGAAAAAATTTCTGCTAATCCTTTTTCAGAAGACAGATTCCGCCAGGACTTAAGCCAATATGGCGACTCACTTCTTGTGATTGCGGATGAGCAGCTTGTAAAAGTACATATCCACTCTGAACAGCCGGGAGATTGCCTGACATACGGACAGCGCTATGGCAGTTTAATCAATATGAAGATTGAAAACATGCGCCAGCAGCACACCAACTTAGTCGAAGACGTTCCTACACCTTTGGCGGCCCAGGCTAAGCCAAAAGAAAAGCAGGAGTACGGGATTGTGACAGTATCAATGGGCAGCGGCATCGCGGATCTTTTCCGAAGCATCGGTGCACATGCTGTCATTGAAGGCGGACAGACAATGAATCCCAGCACGGAAGATATTGTAAAAGCCATCAAAGAAGTAAATGCAAAAAAAGTAATCATTTTGCCAAACAATAAAAATATCATTATGGCTGCACAGCAGGCTGCAGAAGTGACTGAAGAAGAAGCAGTGGTTGTTCCTTCAAAAACTGTTCCTCAGGGAATGGCGGCACTTCTTGCCTTTAATCCAAGTGCTGAGCTTACAGAAAACGAAGAAGGCATGACAGATGCTCTTCAGCATGTGAAAACAGGCCAAATCACGTTTGCTGTCCGTGATACAAGCATCGATGGCCTTGAGATAGAAAAAGATGATTTCATGGGCATTGCTGACGGCAAAATTGTTGTGAAAAACAAGGATAGAGTTCAGGCTGCCAAAGATCTTCTGGAAGGAATGATCGATGAAGACTCTGAGATCCTTACCGTCTTAAAAGGTGAAGATGCAGCAGATGAGGAAGTAGACTCACTTATCAGCTATATTGAAGATAAATATGAAGATATTGAGGTTGAGCTTCATGATGGAAAACAGCCTCTATACTCTTTCATTTTCGCAATTGAATAACAAGTAAACAATAAACAAAGCGAGGGCCCAGCCTTCGCTTTTGTCCATTTTAGACCTTTATAAATGCTTTTAAGCATGAGTTTTTTTGTTTTAAGGTTACTTTCTTGCATTTTTAAATTACAATGTGCTAGTTATAAAGCAGGCGTTTCATAAGCCTGTATATAAAAGTAACGGAGCAGGGAGGGATGGCGGACTGCCTGAAAGAAAATATAATTGGCAGCCGTTCAATAAATGTGAATCCAAATTTAATCCAGTCTGTTACAGCTGTTAAAGGCATCGGAGAGGAATCAGCTGAATTACTGGCTGAAATGAATATTTACACTGTAAAAGACTTGCTTGAATATTTTCCATATAGATATGAAGATTACAGGCTCAAGGACCTGGCAGAAATGAAGCATGATGAAAGAGTGACGGTTGAAGGAAAGGTTCACAGTGAACCTTCACTTGCTTATTACGGCAGGAAACGCTCCAGGCTCACTGTTCGGGTGCTTGTAGGACGGTATCTCATCCAAGTGATTCTGTTCAATCAGCCTTATTTGAAGAACAAAATTGTTTTAAACGAAACGGTTACGGTGACTGGAAAATGGGACCAGCATCGGCAGGTGATTACAGCCAGTGAACTTAAAATAGGAAATGCCTCTGGCAATAAGGATTTTGAGCCGGTTTATGCTGTAAAAGGAAATGTCACGGTCAAAGGCATCAGGCGATTTATTAAACTGGCTTTCACACAGTATCGGAATGACATATCAGAAGATTTACCTGAAAAATATTTATTGCAATATAGACTATTAAATAGGCGAGATGCTGTGAGATCGCTTCATTTTCCCGCCAATGAACAGGAACTCAAGCAGGGAAGGCGGCGTTTTGTTTACGAGGAGTTTTTCTATTTTCAATTAAAAATGCAGGCACTAAGAAAGATTGAAAGAGAGCAGTCAAAAGGGGTTGCACAGGCTTATGATCTTTCAAGACTAGTGGAGTTCATTGACTCACTGCCATTTGATTTAACCGGAGCACAAAAAAGAGTAGTTAATGAGATCATGTCTGATTTGAAATCTCCATACAGGATGAACAGGCTATTACAGGGGGATGTTGGTTCCGGCAAAACGGCAGTGGCGTCGATTGCTCTATTCGCCAGCAGGACAGCAGGCTTTCAGGGAGCATTAATGGTCCCGACCGAAATCCTGGCAGAGCAGCATGCGGAATCTTTAAAGTCGATGCTCGAGCCGTTTGGGCTGCGATGTGAACTTCTGACAAGCTCTGTTAAAGGAAAGCGAAGAAGAGAGATTCTCCAGCTTTTAAAGGATGGAGTGATTGATGTTCTCATTGGCACACATGCACTTATCCAGGATGAAGTGGAATTTAATAAACTGGGACTTGTCATTACTGATGAGCAGCATAGATTCGGGGTAGGGCAGCGGCGGATACTCAGGGAAAAAGGTGAAAATCCTGATGTTCTGTTCATGACTGCAACGCCAATCCCAAGAACATTGGCCATTACCGTTTTTGGTGAAATGGATGTATCCATCATAGATGAAATGCCGGCAGGACGAAAAGCAATTGAAACCTATTGGGCAAAACCTGAAATGCTGGACAGGGTCCTAGGTTTTATGGAAAAGGAGCTTTCAGCAGGTCAGCAGGTTTATGTGATCTGCCCGCTTATTGAGGAATCAGACAAATTGGATGTTCAAAACGCTATAGATGTCCATGCGACACTGATGCATCATTTTCATGGCCGTTATGATGTCGGACTCATGCATGGCAGGCTTCATCCGGATGAAAAGGAAAGTGTTATGAAAGCTTTCAGCCGTAATGAAACTCAGGTTCTTGTTTCGACGACGGTAGTTGAGGTGGGTGTGAATGTTCCAAATGCAACGATGATGGTGATCTATGATGCGGAGCGGTTTGGACTTGCACAGCTGCATCAGCTGAGGGGCAGGGTAGGAAGAGGAGATAAACAATCTTATTGTGTGCTTCTGGCTGATCCGAAATCGGAAGTTGGAAAAGAACGCATGAAAATCATGACAGAAACCAATGATGGTTTTGCTCTAAGTGAAAAGGACCTTGAGCTGAGAGGTCCTGGAGACTTTTTCGGAAGAAAACAAAGCGGGCTTCCGGAATTTAAAGTCGCTGATATGGTCCATGATTACCGTGCGCTCGAAACCGCCAGGAACGATGCATCAACTCTAGTGGAATCCGATGAATTCTGGCACTCGGATGAGTACCTGCCTTTGCGGCATTATTTAAAGGAAGCAGGAGTGCTGGAAGGGGAAAAGCTGGACTAGAAATAAGGTAATCAGAGCGGATTGCGGAAAAGTTCTTTCTTGCAATCTGCTTTTTTTGATTATATACTACTATTAGTACCTAGTCTTAATATCTCGGACGGTGGGATTTTAATGAAAAGAAACAAAAAAGAACGTCAAACATTATTAACGGACACCATAAAAGAAAATCCTTTTGTCACGGACGAGGAACTTGCGGACAAGTTCTCTGTCAGCGTCCAGACAATCAGGCTCGATCGGCTGGAATTATCAATTCCGGAATTGCGTGAGCGAATCAAGCATGTTGCCGAGAAAAGTTTTGAGGATGAAGTGCGATCTTTACCAATAGAAGAAATAATCGGTGAAATAATAGATATAGAATTGGATAAAACGGCGATATCCATTTTCGATGTAAAAAGTGAACATGTTTTCAAGCGTAATGGAATTGCCCGGGGCCACCACCTGTTTGCACAGGCCAACTCACTGGCGGTCGCCGTCATAAATGATGAGCTGGCATTAACGGCAAAAGCCAATATTCAATTTACAAGGCCTGTAAGATTAAATGAACGTATCATTGCAAAAGCAAAGGTCCTTACAATTGACATTGACAGCGGAAGGACGTTGGTTGAAGTCAATAGCTTTGTGAATAACGAACAGGTATTCAAGGGAGAATTTGACATGTTCAGAAAAAAATAATCACTAAAAGGATGAAGCACCATGAAAATTGCCATAGACGCAATGGGAGGCGACAATGCTCCGAAGGAAATTGTCCTTGGGGCAATGAAAGCTGCCGCAGAATATAAGGATGTACATATTACCCTTGTAGGCGATGAGTCAAAAATAAACCAATACCTTACTTCAAATGAGCGAATTGACATATTACATACAGATGAAGTCATCTTGCCGGATGATGAGCCGGTGAGAGCTGTACGCAGAAAGAAAAATGCATCCATGGTGCTTGCAGCGCAGCTTGTCACAGATGGTAAGGCGGATGCATGCATTTCCGCAGGAAACACGGGTGCTCTTATGGCAGCAGGCCTTTTTGTGGTAGGAAGGATTGAGGGCATTGAACGTCCGGCATTATCACCTACGCTTCCAACAATAGGGGGAGAAGGGTTCCTTTTGCTTGATGTAGGGGCGAATGTGGACGCGAAGCCTGAGCATCTTCTTCAATATGCGATTATGGGATCTATATATACCGAAAAGGTCCGGGGTGTTGCCAATCCCAGAGTAGGCCTTCTAAATATCGGAACGGAAGAGAAAAAAGGCAATGAGCTTGCAAAAAATACATTTGATCTGCTGAAGAATGCGGATATCAATTTTATCGGCAATGTGGAAGCGCGCGATTTGCTTGAGGGAGCTGCGGATGTTGTTGTGACAGATGGCTTTACCGGCAATATGGTGCTTAAGACAATTGAAGGTACTGCTCTATCTGTATTTAAAATGCTAAAAGCAGCTCTGACCAGCAGCTTTAAAACAAAATTGGCAGCAGCAGCCTTAAAGCCTGATCTATACCAGCTGAAATCTAAAATGGATTATTCG
It encodes the following:
- a CDS encoding DAK2 domain-containing protein translates to MSKRDLDGKLFAEMVIQGANHLSANAKLVDALNVFPVPDGDTGTNMNLSMTSGAKEVKANIQEHIGKVGSALSKGLLMGARGNSGVILSQLFRGFSKAIEHKASINGKEFADALNSGVETAYKAVMKPVEGTILTVAKDSAKKAVQAANHEDDIIVIMEEVLKEARASLNRTPDLLPVLKEVGVVDSGGQGLVFVYEGFLAELKGEKLPDTPAALPKMDDLVSAEHHKNVHSFMNTEDIEFGYCTEFMVKFEDEKISANPFSEDRFRQDLSQYGDSLLVIADEQLVKVHIHSEQPGDCLTYGQRYGSLINMKIENMRQQHTNLVEDVPTPLAAQAKPKEKQEYGIVTVSMGSGIADLFRSIGAHAVIEGGQTMNPSTEDIVKAIKEVNAKKVIILPNNKNIIMAAQQAAEVTEEEAVVVPSKTVPQGMAALLAFNPSAELTENEEGMTDALQHVKTGQITFAVRDTSIDGLEIEKDDFMGIADGKIVVKNKDRVQAAKDLLEGMIDEDSEILTVLKGEDAADEEVDSLISYIEDKYEDIEVELHDGKQPLYSFIFAIE
- the fapR gene encoding transcription factor FapR, whose amino-acid sequence is MKRNKKERQTLLTDTIKENPFVTDEELADKFSVSVQTIRLDRLELSIPELRERIKHVAEKSFEDEVRSLPIEEIIGEIIDIELDKTAISIFDVKSEHVFKRNGIARGHHLFAQANSLAVAVINDELALTAKANIQFTRPVRLNERIIAKAKVLTIDIDSGRTLVEVNSFVNNEQVFKGEFDMFRKK
- the plsX gene encoding phosphate acyltransferase PlsX, whose product is MKIAIDAMGGDNAPKEIVLGAMKAAAEYKDVHITLVGDESKINQYLTSNERIDILHTDEVILPDDEPVRAVRRKKNASMVLAAQLVTDGKADACISAGNTGALMAAGLFVVGRIEGIERPALSPTLPTIGGEGFLLLDVGANVDAKPEHLLQYAIMGSIYTEKVRGVANPRVGLLNIGTEEKKGNELAKNTFDLLKNADINFIGNVEARDLLEGAADVVVTDGFTGNMVLKTIEGTALSVFKMLKAALTSSFKTKLAAAALKPDLYQLKSKMDYSEYGGAGLFGLKAPVIKAHGSSDATALFSAVRQARNMVENNVADTIKEAVEKEAGKTALK
- the recG gene encoding ATP-dependent DNA helicase RecG; translated protein: MNPNLIQSVTAVKGIGEESAELLAEMNIYTVKDLLEYFPYRYEDYRLKDLAEMKHDERVTVEGKVHSEPSLAYYGRKRSRLTVRVLVGRYLIQVILFNQPYLKNKIVLNETVTVTGKWDQHRQVITASELKIGNASGNKDFEPVYAVKGNVTVKGIRRFIKLAFTQYRNDISEDLPEKYLLQYRLLNRRDAVRSLHFPANEQELKQGRRRFVYEEFFYFQLKMQALRKIEREQSKGVAQAYDLSRLVEFIDSLPFDLTGAQKRVVNEIMSDLKSPYRMNRLLQGDVGSGKTAVASIALFASRTAGFQGALMVPTEILAEQHAESLKSMLEPFGLRCELLTSSVKGKRRREILQLLKDGVIDVLIGTHALIQDEVEFNKLGLVITDEQHRFGVGQRRILREKGENPDVLFMTATPIPRTLAITVFGEMDVSIIDEMPAGRKAIETYWAKPEMLDRVLGFMEKELSAGQQVYVICPLIEESDKLDVQNAIDVHATLMHHFHGRYDVGLMHGRLHPDEKESVMKAFSRNETQVLVSTTVVEVGVNVPNATMMVIYDAERFGLAQLHQLRGRVGRGDKQSYCVLLADPKSEVGKERMKIMTETNDGFALSEKDLELRGPGDFFGRKQSGLPEFKVADMVHDYRALETARNDASTLVESDEFWHSDEYLPLRHYLKEAGVLEGEKLD